In Anser cygnoides isolate HZ-2024a breed goose chromosome Z, Taihu_goose_T2T_genome, whole genome shotgun sequence, a genomic segment contains:
- the LOC106042928 gene encoding zinc-regulated GTPase metalloprotein activator 1A-like isoform X5 codes for MEDEECPALVPIAAGGSEGPDPGRRIPVTIITGYLGAGKTTLLNYILTEQHSKKIAVILNEFGEGSALEKSLAISQGGELYEEWLELRNGCLCCSVKDNGVKAIENLMKRRGKFDYILLETTGLADPGAVASMFWVDSELGSDIYLDGIISVVDAKHGLQHLTEEKPEGLVNEASRQVALADLIIINKTDLVSGEELNKVRTSVRSVNGFAKILETQRSRVDLSNVLDLHAFDSLSGISLQKKLEHVKTTQAHLDKGIMTVTFEVLGDIKEENLNLFIQNLLWEKNVKDKTGHAMDVIRLKLFF; via the exons ATGGAGGACGAGGAGTGCCCGGCCCTGGTGCCCATCGCCGCCGGCGGCTCGGAGGGGCCCGACCCCGGCAGGAGGATCCCCGTGACGATCATCACGGGCTACCTGG GTGCTGGGAAGACAACACTTCTAAATTACATACTGACAGAACAACATAGTAAAAAAATCGCAGTGATACTCAATGAGTTTGGAGAAG GAAGTGCATTGGAGAAATCCCTGGCAATCAGTCAAGGGGGAGAACTCTATGAAGAATGGCTGGAGCTCAGAAATGGCTGCCTGTGCTGTTCAGTAAA GGACAATGGTGTGAAGGCTATTGAGAACCTcatgaaaaggagaggaaaatttGACTATATACTGTTAGAAACAACTGGTTTGGCAGATCCAG GAGCTGTGGCCTCCATGTTCTGGGTTGATTCTGAGCTGGGAAGTGACATTTATCTTGATG GCATTATATCTGTCGTTGATGCAAAGCATGGATTGCAG CACTTGACAGAGGAGAAACCAGAAGGCCTTGTCAATGAAGCATCTCG GCAGGTTGCATTAGCTGATCTTATAATCATCAATAAAACAGATTTGGTTTCAGGGGAAGAATTGAATAAAGTCAGAACATCTGTCAG gtcAGTAAATGGATTTGCTAAAATTCTAGAGACGCAAAGATCAAG AGTTGATCTCTCCAATGTGTTGGACCTGCATGCTTTTGACAGTCTATCTGGAATAAG tttgcagaAAAAACTTGAGCATGTGAAGACAACACAAGCACATTTAGATAAG GGTATAATGACAGTAACATTTGAAGTTCTAGGAgatataaaagaagaaaacctgaaTCTCTTTATACAG AATCTTCTGTGGGAGAAGAATGTGAAAGATAAGACTGGACATGCCATGGATGTTATAAGACTGAAG ttatttttctga
- the LOC106042928 gene encoding zinc-regulated GTPase metalloprotein activator 1A-like isoform X6 produces MEDEECPALVPIAAGGSEGPDPGRRIPVTIITGYLGAGKTTLLNYILTEQHSKKIAVILNEFGEGSALEKSLAISQGGELYEEWLELRNGCLCCSVKDNGVKAIENLMKRRGKFDYILLETTGLADPGAVASMFWVDSELGSDIYLDGIISVVDAKHGLQHLTEEKPEGLVNEASRQVALADLIIINKTDLVSGEELNKVRTSVRVDLSNVLDLHAFDSLSGIRILKNFLTSHHEELETFLVFTENQEGLKFHSILSHCKCCIICSWFPEVPRFFKVEERTNFKLEDTLCSRSELFTGVE; encoded by the exons ATGGAGGACGAGGAGTGCCCGGCCCTGGTGCCCATCGCCGCCGGCGGCTCGGAGGGGCCCGACCCCGGCAGGAGGATCCCCGTGACGATCATCACGGGCTACCTGG GTGCTGGGAAGACAACACTTCTAAATTACATACTGACAGAACAACATAGTAAAAAAATCGCAGTGATACTCAATGAGTTTGGAGAAG GAAGTGCATTGGAGAAATCCCTGGCAATCAGTCAAGGGGGAGAACTCTATGAAGAATGGCTGGAGCTCAGAAATGGCTGCCTGTGCTGTTCAGTAAA GGACAATGGTGTGAAGGCTATTGAGAACCTcatgaaaaggagaggaaaatttGACTATATACTGTTAGAAACAACTGGTTTGGCAGATCCAG GAGCTGTGGCCTCCATGTTCTGGGTTGATTCTGAGCTGGGAAGTGACATTTATCTTGATG GCATTATATCTGTCGTTGATGCAAAGCATGGATTGCAG CACTTGACAGAGGAGAAACCAGAAGGCCTTGTCAATGAAGCATCTCG GCAGGTTGCATTAGCTGATCTTATAATCATCAATAAAACAGATTTGGTTTCAGGGGAAGAATTGAATAAAGTCAGAACATCTGTCAG AGTTGATCTCTCCAATGTGTTGGACCTGCATGCTTTTGACAGTCTATCTGGAATAAG gattttgaaaaattttcTCACTTCACATCACGAAGAACTGGAGACCTTCTTAGTTTTCACAGAAAACCAAGAGGGACTGAAGTTCCATAGCATTCTAAGCCACTGCAAATGCTGTATAATATGTTCCTGGTTCCCTGAAGTCCCCAGGTTCTTTAAGGTTGAAGAGAGGACCAATTTTAAATTAGAAGACACGCTGTGCAGTAGGAGTGAGCTGTTCACTGGAGTTGAATAG
- the LOC106042928 gene encoding zinc-regulated GTPase metalloprotein activator 1A-like isoform X4, with the protein MEDEECPALVPIAAGGSEGPDPGRRIPVTIITGYLGAGKTTLLNYILTEQHSKKIAVILNEFGEGSALEKSLAISQGGELYEEWLELRNGCLCCSVKDNGVKAIENLMKRRGKFDYILLETTGLADPGAVASMFWVDSELGSDIYLDGIISVVDAKHGLQHLTEEKPEGLVNEASRQVALADLIIINKTDLVSGEELNKVRTSVRSVNGFAKILETQRSRVDLSNVLDLHAFDSLSGIRILKNFLTSHHEELETFLVFTENQEGLKFHSILSHCKCCIICSWFPEVPRFFKVEERTNFKLEDTLCSRSELFTGVE; encoded by the exons ATGGAGGACGAGGAGTGCCCGGCCCTGGTGCCCATCGCCGCCGGCGGCTCGGAGGGGCCCGACCCCGGCAGGAGGATCCCCGTGACGATCATCACGGGCTACCTGG GTGCTGGGAAGACAACACTTCTAAATTACATACTGACAGAACAACATAGTAAAAAAATCGCAGTGATACTCAATGAGTTTGGAGAAG GAAGTGCATTGGAGAAATCCCTGGCAATCAGTCAAGGGGGAGAACTCTATGAAGAATGGCTGGAGCTCAGAAATGGCTGCCTGTGCTGTTCAGTAAA GGACAATGGTGTGAAGGCTATTGAGAACCTcatgaaaaggagaggaaaatttGACTATATACTGTTAGAAACAACTGGTTTGGCAGATCCAG GAGCTGTGGCCTCCATGTTCTGGGTTGATTCTGAGCTGGGAAGTGACATTTATCTTGATG GCATTATATCTGTCGTTGATGCAAAGCATGGATTGCAG CACTTGACAGAGGAGAAACCAGAAGGCCTTGTCAATGAAGCATCTCG GCAGGTTGCATTAGCTGATCTTATAATCATCAATAAAACAGATTTGGTTTCAGGGGAAGAATTGAATAAAGTCAGAACATCTGTCAG gtcAGTAAATGGATTTGCTAAAATTCTAGAGACGCAAAGATCAAG AGTTGATCTCTCCAATGTGTTGGACCTGCATGCTTTTGACAGTCTATCTGGAATAAG gattttgaaaaattttcTCACTTCACATCACGAAGAACTGGAGACCTTCTTAGTTTTCACAGAAAACCAAGAGGGACTGAAGTTCCATAGCATTCTAAGCCACTGCAAATGCTGTATAATATGTTCCTGGTTCCCTGAAGTCCCCAGGTTCTTTAAGGTTGAAGAGAGGACCAATTTTAAATTAGAAGACACGCTGTGCAGTAGGAGTGAGCTGTTCACTGGAGTTGAATAG